From Pan troglodytes isolate AG18354 chromosome 11, NHGRI_mPanTro3-v2.0_pri, whole genome shotgun sequence, the proteins below share one genomic window:
- the LOC472996 gene encoding LOW QUALITY PROTEIN: acyl-coenzyme A amino acid N-acyltransferase 1-like (The sequence of the model RefSeq protein was modified relative to this genomic sequence to represent the inferred CDS: deleted 3 bases in 2 codons; substituted 1 base at 1 genomic stop codon), giving the protein MFQLSATPASALADDPVHIQGTGLPPSQVVTLKASLKDEKRNLFXSMAFYRANEAGEVDLEQAPTFGGDYMGVHPMGLFWSLKPERPFRRLLKQDVMNSPFWVSLDLYDSICFQDSATVQPKASQTVQRWFSGPGVQRQQIQEGPVQGALFLPPGEGPFPGVIDLFGDIGSLVEFRASLLASHGFAVLALAYFAYKDLPDKLQEVDLEYFEEAANLLLAHPKIQRPGIGVISVCKGAEIGLAMACYLKQVVATVCINGPNASFEVPLRYGDLIVTPQLSSAQERLQVHISGAVRLRHCRETPRDELHQQSVLPVEKARGWILFIAGESDECLDSKAYAEQAVDQLQSHGRSSGRMLVYLGAGHLLEPPYAPLSFASWNPGISRPLLWGGDAAAHAAAQEHAWGEIQKFFRQRLIKTRSKL; this is encoded by the exons ATGTTCCAGCTGTCAGCCACCCCAGCAAGTGCCCTTGCAGATGATCCAGTGCATATCCAAGGGACAGGCCTGCCCCCGTCCCAGGTGGTAACTCTGAAGGCCTCGCTGAAGGACGAGAAGAGGAATCTATTCTGATCCATGGCCTTCTACAGGGCTAATGAGGCTGGTGAGGTGGACCTGGAGCAGGCTCCCACATTTGGAGGTGACTACATGGGGGTACATCCAATGGGCCTCTTTTGGTCTCTGAAGCCTGAGAGGCCTTTCCGGAGGCTGCTCAAGCAGGATGTGATGAACAGCCCCTTTTGGGTCAGTCTGGACCTATATGACTCCATTTGTTTTCAAGATTCAGCCACTGTTCAGCCCAAGGCCAGCCAGACCGTGCAGCGCTGGTTCTCAGGCCCTGGGGTGCAGAGGCAGCAGATCCAAGAAGGTCCAGTGCAAGGAGCCCTTTTTCTCCCTCCAG GGGAAGGCCCTTTCCCAGGAGTCATTGATTTGTTTGGGGACATTGGGAGCCTAGTAGAATTTCGggccagtcttttggcttcccatGGTTTTGCAGTGCTGGCATTAGCATATTTTGCCTACAAAGACTTGCCTGACAAACTGCAGGAGGTGGACTTGGAATATTTTGAGGAAGCTGCCAACTTGCTACTAGCTCATCCCAAG ATCCAAAGGCCAGGAATTGGAGTGATCTCCGTGTGCAAAGGTGCCGAGATTGGCTTGGCTATGGCCTGCTACCTGAAGCAGGTGGTGGCCACCGTCTGCATTAACGGGCCCAACGCCAGCTTTGAAGTTCCACTCCGATACGGGGATCTGATTGTGACACCc cagctcagctcagctcaggaGCGCCTGCAGGTCCACATCTCTGGAGCTGTGCGCCTCCGCCACTGT AGGGAGACTCCCCGAGATGAGCTCCATCAGCAGAGTGTGCTTCCTGTTGAAAAGGCTAGGGGTTGGATTCTTTTCATCGCTGGGGAGAGTGACGAATGCCTGGATAGCAAAGCGTACGCTGAGCAGGCCGTGGACCAGCTGCAGAGCCATGGCAGAAGCAGCGGGAGGATGCTGGTGTACCTTGGGGCAGGCCACCTCCTAGAACCGCCCTATGCTCCCTTGTCCTTCGCGTCCTGGAACCCGGGCATTTCCAGGCCTTTGCTCTGGGGAGGAGACGCTGCTGCTCATGCGGCAGCCCAGGAGCACGCCTGGGGGGAGATCCAGAAATTCTTCAGGCAACGCCTCATTAAGACCAGAAGCAAACTCTGA